From a single Candoia aspera isolate rCanAsp1 chromosome 2, rCanAsp1.hap2, whole genome shotgun sequence genomic region:
- the ATP5MC2 gene encoding ATP synthase F(0) complex subunit C2, mitochondrial gives MWLPPTSLNMYTCAKFISASTLVRNSSTFLCRPLSASVLNRPQVRTDKPCCLSGAQNEALPLWHRELQTSAVSRDIDTAAKFIGAGAATVGVAGSGAGIGTVFGSLIIGYARNPSLKQQLFSYAILGFALSEAMGLFCLMVAFLILFAM, from the exons ATGTGGCTACCCCCAACATCCCTGAATATGTATACTTGTGCAAAGTTCATTTCTGCTTCCACCCTG gtGAGGAACAGTTCCACGTTTTTGTGCAGGCCTCTCTCTGCCTCTGTGCTGAACAGACCTCAGGTCAGGACAGATAAG CCCTGCTGCCTCTCAGGTGCCCAGAATGAAGCCTTGCCACTGTGGCATCGGGAGCTCCAAACAAGCGCTGTGTCCAGGGACATTGATACTGCCGCCAAGTTTATTGGTGCTGGTGCTGCAACCGTGGGTGTAGCTGGCTCTGGTGCTGGCATTGGAACAGTATTTGGCAGCCTCATCATTGGCTATGCCAG AAACCCCTCCCTGAAGCAGCAACTCTTCTCCTACGCCATCCTGGGTTTTGCGCTCTCCGAGGCCATGGGGCTCTTCTGCTTGATGGTAGCATTCCTCATTCTCTTTGCAATGTGA